The Flammeovirgaceae bacterium genome contains a region encoding:
- a CDS encoding acyltransferase family protein yields the protein METTFTPSTRRHSFADASARRHDLDWLRIIAILILLFFHTGMWFVPWDWHVKNNELSGSFRYWMVWLHFWRMPLLLFISGAGTYMALGKRSIKQYAGERFRRLFVPLVFGIFVVVPPQIYYEHILKYGSYWDFYKTVFNFVPYPEGSFSWHHLWFILYLLLYSLLLIPFFKFIRSERSADFKIKVSRWLSSPAGMLLIPSVIIIFTQAILRPYFPEETHDLTDLGFFVFYMCFFFFGVLFYSDRNLWLAIGQNRKHLLVAALFVLIPFYLLYFHFRGIMNFPWPEDTIETLFDISGMFMSWFTVLTVIAYGQHYLNKPHPWISKLNEGLYPFYILHQTVIIAIGYYICQLEWSIAAKYWSIALLTLISCVGFYLVLIRPFNTMRFLFGMKPKKRSGVKQLEEIKKAA from the coding sequence ATGGAAACAACATTCACCCCATCAACCCGCAGGCATTCCTTCGCTGACGCTTCGGCACGCAGGCACGACCTCGACTGGCTCCGGATCATCGCCATTTTAATCTTGCTTTTCTTCCATACCGGCATGTGGTTCGTGCCGTGGGATTGGCACGTAAAGAACAACGAACTTAGCGGCAGCTTTCGCTACTGGATGGTGTGGCTGCACTTCTGGCGTATGCCGCTGTTGTTGTTTATTTCGGGTGCAGGTACCTATATGGCGCTCGGCAAACGCTCCATTAAACAATATGCCGGTGAGCGCTTTCGCAGGCTGTTCGTACCGCTGGTATTCGGCATTTTTGTGGTGGTGCCGCCACAGATTTACTATGAACATATTTTGAAGTACGGAAGCTATTGGGATTTCTATAAAACCGTTTTCAATTTCGTGCCATACCCCGAAGGAAGTTTCAGCTGGCACCACCTGTGGTTCATTTTGTACCTGTTGTTGTATTCGTTACTGCTCATTCCGTTTTTCAAGTTTATCCGTTCAGAGCGTTCAGCCGATTTTAAAATTAAAGTAAGCCGTTGGCTGTCAAGCCCTGCCGGCATGCTGTTGATACCTTCCGTTATCATCATCTTTACTCAAGCAATTTTGCGTCCGTACTTTCCCGAAGAAACACACGACCTCACCGACCTGGGCTTTTTTGTTTTCTACATGTGTTTCTTCTTTTTCGGAGTATTGTTCTATTCCGACAGGAATCTTTGGTTAGCTATCGGACAAAACCGAAAGCACTTGCTGGTAGCCGCCTTGTTTGTGCTGATTCCTTTTTACCTCCTGTATTTTCATTTCAGGGGTATTATGAATTTTCCATGGCCGGAGGATACCATCGAAACGCTTTTTGATATTAGCGGTATGTTCATGAGCTGGTTTACCGTGCTTACGGTAATTGCCTACGGACAACATTACCTGAACAAACCGCACCCGTGGATCAGCAAACTGAATGAAGGATTATATCCATTCTACATTCTTCATCAAACGGTAATCATTGCCATTGGGTATTATATCTGTCAGTTGGAGTGGAGCATTGCCGCCAAGTATTGGTCGATTGCTTTGCTTACACTGATCAGTTGTGTTGGATTTTATTTGGTTTTGATTCGTCCGTTTAATACGATGCGCTTCTTGTTTGGGATGAAACCAAAAAAGAGGTCTGGTGTAAAACAGTTGGAAGAAATTAAGAAAGCCGCTTAA
- a CDS encoding serine hydrolase encodes MKKKIAYAVIILAVLSIAFASCSTKTYMGRWMKWRASDILDHEKFPNHPFDASPHPFSFIEATDSRLTDLMIETKKGKATLKRVLESSETTAFLLIKNDSLLYEGYFNKYSRESINTSFSVGKSITSLLLGKAMDDGLIESLTDPVTRYLPQLAQQDARYQKLTLLHLLNMRSGIQFKDHDLPWGDKPKAYYHPRLRERIYELPIKAEPGTAFKYNSYNPIVIGMVLEKTCGQSPAEYFERNIWNKLGMEYSGSWSMDSDESRMMKMESGLNLRAIDFAKFGRLVLNKGKWNDEQVISEKWIEASTAVSLENHVPEFGNEIHYEKFWWLHSKDQKHAYIISGWGHLGQYLYIFPDEKIIIVRMGKDIGRVGSWKNIFLQVADAVR; translated from the coding sequence ATGAAAAAGAAAATTGCATATGCAGTAATAATCCTGGCAGTGTTAAGCATTGCCTTTGCTTCGTGCAGCACCAAAACCTATATGGGCCGGTGGATGAAATGGCGTGCATCCGACATACTTGATCATGAAAAATTCCCTAACCATCCGTTTGATGCTTCTCCTCATCCTTTTTCATTCATCGAAGCAACGGATAGCAGGCTGACTGATTTGATGATTGAAACTAAAAAAGGTAAAGCTACACTGAAAAGGGTTCTGGAATCCTCGGAAACAACAGCTTTCCTGCTTATTAAAAATGATTCATTGCTGTATGAGGGCTATTTTAACAAATATTCACGCGAATCTATTAACACTTCGTTTTCAGTTGGTAAATCCATTACCTCATTACTGTTAGGTAAGGCAATGGATGATGGACTGATCGAATCGTTAACCGATCCGGTTACCCGGTACCTTCCGCAACTTGCCCAACAGGATGCGCGCTACCAGAAACTAACACTATTACATTTATTGAATATGCGCAGCGGCATCCAGTTTAAGGATCATGATTTGCCTTGGGGCGATAAGCCGAAGGCATACTACCACCCTCGTTTGCGCGAACGTATTTATGAATTGCCAATAAAAGCTGAACCGGGCACTGCATTTAAATACAATTCCTATAATCCGATAGTTATCGGCATGGTGTTGGAAAAAACTTGCGGGCAGTCTCCGGCCGAATACTTTGAAAGGAACATCTGGAACAAGCTGGGCATGGAGTACAGTGGTTCATGGAGTATGGATAGTGACGAGTCGCGCATGATGAAAATGGAAAGCGGACTAAACCTTCGCGCAATTGATTTTGCCAAATTCGGCCGCCTGGTACTGAATAAAGGAAAGTGGAATGATGAACAGGTTATTTCCGAAAAATGGATTGAGGCAAGCACTGCAGTTTCACTGGAAAATCATGTTCCGGAATTTGGTAATGAGATTCACTACGAGAAATTCTGGTGGCTGCACAGCAAAGACCAAAAGCATGCCTACATCATTTCAGGCTGGGGCCACCTGGGGCAGTACTTGTATATTTTTCCGGATGAGAAAATTATTATTGTTCGCATGGGAAAAGATATAGGTCGTGTTGGGAGTTGGAAAAATATTTTTCTTCAGGTCGCGGATGCTGTTAGATAA
- a CDS encoding GNAT family N-acetyltransferase, translated as MADILPALPEDASELSKLVNSAYRGDTGRQGWTTEADLIDGSRTDAELLKAVIETPGSVILKYVDSGSIIGCVELRKEGDKLYLGMLTVNPTIQGKGIGKALLKASEDEARKQKCKTIFMNVLTVRKELIDWYVRHGYYDTGKRKPFAFTDPRFGFPKQPLEFMIMEKQII; from the coding sequence ATGGCTGATATATTGCCTGCATTACCCGAAGACGCATCCGAACTCAGTAAATTAGTTAATTCCGCTTACCGGGGCGATACCGGCCGGCAGGGCTGGACCACCGAAGCCGATTTGATTGATGGCTCCCGCACCGATGCCGAGTTATTGAAAGCTGTAATTGAAACACCAGGAAGTGTAATTCTTAAATACGTTGATAGCGGAAGTATCATCGGCTGTGTGGAGTTGCGCAAAGAAGGCGATAAACTTTACCTGGGCATGCTTACGGTTAACCCCACCATACAAGGCAAAGGCATCGGTAAAGCATTATTGAAAGCATCGGAGGACGAAGCCCGAAAACAAAAGTGCAAAACCATTTTTATGAATGTACTGACGGTACGAAAAGAGCTGATCGATTGGTATGTGCGCCACGGTTATTATGATACGGGCAAGCGTAAACCCTTTGCTTTCACCGACCCCCGGTTTGGCTTTCCGAAGCAACCGCTGGAATTTATGATTATGGAGAAACAAATTATTTGA